TGGGAATCGTGGAGCTAAAAGATAGGCTTTGGGAGATGCTGAACAGTTAATCGAATAATAAGTTCATTCTCAATAACTACGCATTTTTTCTTTAAATTAGAAGGTATATAGCCATCCGGGCTAAATTCAAAATCCAATGATGAAAACGGTAAAATTCCTTTTGATTTTTCTCCTACTGGTTTCCTGTAATGCGGTAAAGGTCAATTATGATTACGAAAAGGAAACAGATTTCTTAGCATATAATACCTACAGTTATTTTGGGGATATGGAAACGGGTTTAAGTGAATTGGACGAAAAAAGATTAATAAGGGCTATGGACATTGCCCTTCAACGAAAAGGCTTGCTATTTTCTGAGGAGCCTGATATTCTCATAAATATAAATAGTTCTGTTTTTCGTCAGCAACAGGGAAATTCAGTTGGTGTGGGCCTAGGAGGTGGAGGACGAAACGTAGGGGGTGGAGTGTCCATTGGTATTCCTGTAGGAGGTCCTAAACTCAATCGTGAGATTCAAATTGATTTTGTAGATGCCAAAAAAGATATGCTGGTATGGCGGGCGTTAAGCCAAAGCCCATTTAAAGAAGATGATCTTCCTATTGTAAAAGAACAGAAAATACAAGAATTGGTTACCAAAATATTCTCCAAGTACCCTCCCAAACAACGGAACTAAGCGTCAATAATCACCTTATTTCAAAACAATTTTTAAATACCCCCATAAGAATGAAAAGTGCCATTTTATAGGCTTTCCGGGATATTTCGTATTTTCAAATATCATTTTAAATAACTGAAAAACAATTAGTTACATTTTAGTCAAGCAAAATCCCCGTTCGGACATTTCTTTCTACCGTTCGTCATATTTCACTCTTTTTCACAAGTTTTCTACTGTAGTTTTATCTCATCAATCAAACACAAATAAACATTTACAACCTGTTTAAGAAGTTTGAAATTAAAAACAACAATAACAGTTAAAAACAACAATCATGAAAACAATTGACAAAACAAAACTTACGGTATTAGGAATTGGAATGGTAACAGTAGCAGTATCACTAGTAGGGGCAATAATGAGCCTTAACTTAATGGATTATTTCTTTCCACTTTATACGGGATTGACATTAACCGGGGTAGCACTTTTAAATAAAGGAAATTCAGAAGAATGTGAGGCAGAAGGTGCACTAGTAAAATAGTGCACTTACTTGTGCCGCTGAGGTAAATAAATTTACCACTAATCATAAAATGCATTTTTGAGAAAATATAACTAATTAGGTTTACACCAAAATCAACATAGTTTTTAAAACAAACCACCATGATAGCAATCGTAAAATTACTTTTATCATTAATTATCACCGTCCTTTTTTGAGTAAGTTGGTTCCGCCATACCCCTCATGGCCTTTGAATATTAACCTATATTTGAAATGAAAACAGAATAAATGGCTTCATTCCTTAAGAAATATAGATGGGACGTTTCCTTCTGGACGGTTCAGGTGTTAGGCTGGGGAGGGTTATGCTTTATAGCCTACGCATTCACTCCAGATATGGATGGTTATAAGGGAACCAACGTCTTTTTCTATGGTTTAATTTCCACCTTCGTTATCGGAATTTTTTCTACGGGTCTTTTGCGTTCCATTTTAAAGCGCATTTTAAATTTTGACGCCTTTGATTCTAGGCAACTCATCAAAATATTCATCGCAATTGTAATTGCGTCATTAATTTACTTTGGGCTTTCGTACGGTTTTGGATATTGGGTTGGAAAACATTCGGAAGAAAGTGTCAAAGTTCCCGAAATGTACAAGGATTTTGGAATAGGGCTGCTTTTAATCAATTCCTTCATCACAATCATTGGTTGGACAGTCTTCTACCTGTCCGTTAAGATTGCGGCAAAGTTGAATGCCAACCGTCTGGAACGTGCAGAACTAAATTCTACCTTAAAACAGGCTCAACTCAATACGTTAAAAGGCCAAATAAATCCTCATTTTATGTTCAATAGTTTGAACAATATCCGAGGTCTTATGTTAGAAGATGTAGAGAAGTCTAGGGATATGCTCACTAAATTATCTGAAATGCTACGCTATTCCCTGACTAAAAATGATGTCAACGCCATTGCCCTAGAGGAAGAACTGGAAATGGTAGACAATTACATAGCGCTCTCTAAAATTCAATTTGAAGGTCGTTTAAAATTTATAAAAGAAATTCAGAAAGATACGCTCAGCATTCAGATACCGCCTATGATTATTCAGTTGTTGGTGGAGAATGCAGCAAAACATGGAATTTCCAATTTAAAATCAGGGGGTGCTATCAAACTTATTACGAAACGAAACGGCAAGAACCTGGTCATTGAGGTAGTGAACACAGGAAAGCTGATGATTGGGCAGAGTTCAACACAACTGGGACTTAAGAATATTAAGCAGCGCCTTCGATTATTATACGGGGCCAGTGCATCCTTTTCGCTAAAAGAAAAGAATGAAGAAGTAGTGGCAACTATAAATATTCCCTTACAATGAGCATTAGAGCAGTTATCGTAGAGGACTCTCGTTTGGCTCGTAATGAGCTCAAAGAACTGATAAAAAAGCATCCGCAAATTGAAGTTGTGGGTGAAGCCGAAAATGTTGATGATGGTTATAAGCTTATTCAGGAATTGAATCCAGATTTGTTATTCTTGGATATTAACATGCCAGAAAAAGATGGTTTTGAACTTTTGGAAATGCTGGACGATGTTCCTATCACGATATTTACGACCGCATTTGACGAATATGCCATTAAGTCTTTTGAATATAACGCTTTGGATTATCTATTGAAACCGATTAATGACAAGCGATTTGCACAGGCTGTAGAAAAAGCCGAAACAAAATTAGAGGATAAAAATGAGCCCGCCTCCAGCACTCAGGAACGTCTTACCGGGAATAGTCAAATCTTCATTAAAGATGGCGAGAAATGTTGGTTGGTAAAAATTGGAGATATTTCGCATTTTGAAATAGTGGGTAATTATACACGGGTTTTCTTTGAAGTAGAAAGTCCAATGCTATATAAATCTTTAAACCAAGTAGAAGAAAAATTACCGGAGAAATATTTTTTTAGGGCCAACCGACAACAGATTATAAACACCAACTTTATAACTAATGTTGTTCCTTGGTTTAATGGAAAGCTCAAATTAACCATGACCAATGGGGATGAGGTTGAGGTTTCCCGTAGACAATCCTATTTATTTAAGGATAAGATGAGTTTGTAAAGCTTCAAACTCAAGTTTTAAGTTCAAATTCAAAAAGTAATCTCACCAGCGGCTCAACAGAAAATGAGTTCCTCATCGCATGCGGATCTCAAGGAGCTTTAACCACTACTCGAATCCCTTCACTATGACTACTAAATTCAGGGGCATACATGCTTTGTATAGTGGTGATTCCGATGCTGAAATCTCCAGCATTATTAACCCGCACATCATATTCAAAAACATATACTCCTTTTGGCAGATAGTCGAAAAAGAAATTGGTGCTGGCGTCCTTGGTGCTCTCGTAATACCCAAGACCGTCCTGCCACTTGTACTGGGAAAGTACATTCACGGGTTCAAAACCAGCAGCTCGCATATCTTTCATATGAATGAATTCCATATCTCTATCTGATTTTAATTCGATGCGTACTCGAACCAAATCCCCTACCTTTAAATCAGTTTCGGCAGTAATCTCACTTATTTTCTCTCCGGTATCCGTATTCTTTTTTAAGAAGAGTTTCTTTTTCAACTGAAGTGGCGTGTCGGCAAAGGTTATCTTATCCAAATCCTCAAAATATTGCCAATAAAGGGCGCCCCAGGCGATACCCTCACCTTTTTTACTTAACTGAACCTTCGCCATCTCCGGTTCAATTTCTTGAGTGTTCCAAGCGGTTTTGAAATAACCTGTACCTACCTCTACTTTTACGTTTTCCAATTTTTTGGGTGCTATTTTTTCTCCTCCTACAAGAACATCAATGGCATCTGTTACGGAGAGCCAGTCGCTACCTTTAAGCAATAGTGCATAGACTGCCTCGGTAGTGGCTTTGGTAGTTTTCCACTGATTAGTCTGTTTATTTTTAAGCAACCATACTTTAAGATTGTCAATGGTGGTCTCATCATTTTCAATTTCTGAGAAGGCTTCTATAAGCAAGGCCTGGGTTTCAATAGGAGCTTGATGCCAATACCAAGAACTCGTATTCTCTTTCCAATACATACCCAGCTCCTCCGAAACAATGCTATTTTCTTTTAGGGAGCGGATAATTTTATTTGCGGTTGCTCCATCCTCCATCCTTTGTAGTACCAAAGCCAACATTCCCTTAGAAAATAGATTTTTAGTGGTCCAATATTTTTTCGCTTGATCTTTATAATAGTCAATGACTTCATCTACTTTCTTTGAACTTTCGAAATCCTTAAAAAAACTGCGCATGTACAGATAATGGATTTGGGTATAGCTCAAATGATCCTTGGACAAATCCGTCGCGTATTTTTTCATTTGCTCGTATTCCCTGACGAATTCATGGTCCAAATATTCCAATGCATTCTTAATTAGCTGTTTCTCGGGACTTCGACTTCGCTCAGTCCCCGAAACAGCCTTCTCTTGTAAGGCAGCGTTCTGATTGCCCAGCGTAGCCGAAGTAAGTTTTTGTAAATGACCCAATCCAGAAATAATATGCTGGGTGATGTATCGGTTTTCCCTGCCACCCTTAAACCATGGCCAGGCGCCAGAGGCCATTTGGTTGCTTTTCAGTTTCTGTAAAGCCATATCCTTTTCGTTCTGCATCTTGTTCAAGTCGAATAAAAGGGCTATTCGCTTTTTCTGTTCCGTCTCGGACTGTGCATCGCGAAGCCAAGGTGTCTCTTGGATAAGCAGCGATTTTAGTTCCTGATTTTTTTCCAGATTGCTCTGTAGTGCTGTTCCGGAGCCTGTCATAGCAGCCGAATTTGCCCATTGGTCAAAAACGCTTCGAATTCTTGGGTTGGAATTGGCTATGTGACTGGCCAAAGCATTGGCGTAGTACCTTGAAAAGGTTTGTTCGATACACTCATAGGGATATTCCATCAAATAGGGTAGCGCTTGTACTGCGTACCACGCAGGATTAGAGGTGATTTCCAACGTCAATTTATGATTACTCAAAGTAGTTGAGGTATTGTCCTTGAGTTTTTCCAGCACAAATGTTTTGGACTGATTACTACGCACCCACATGGGCATAGTTTCGGTTACTAACATGCGATTAGTCAGTACGGGCAAAACACTTTGTTCCCCATCACTAAAATCGCCTGCTTTAGCTACAATTTTATATTGTACGGCCTGTATTCCTTTAGGAATGTTAATGTTCCAAGAAAGTTGTGTGTTTTCTTTGGCGTCCACGGAGAATTCTTGCGTCTTCTCTGCGTTATGCAAAAGGGAATCAATATTCTTTCCTGAGATTACATCGGTCAGTTCCAGTTGCCCGAAACCGTCCAAGGCATTATCGGACAAGTTTGAAATTTTACCACTAATAGTAATGGCATCGCCTTCCCTTAAAAACCGCGGTGGATTGGGCAATACCATTAGTTCTTTTTGTGTTATTGTGGATAGGGTGGTAGTTGACTGTTTTAAATCTTTGGTATGCGCCAATAGTTGTAGATTCCATCGGGTTAGGGCCTCAGGCGTCGTGAAAGTGAAAGATACGTTACCTTCGGAATCCGTAAGTAACTTCGGAAAGAAAAAGGCTGTCTCTTGGAGGTTTTTTCGAATTTGTACCGTGCTAAAATCTATAGGGTTAGGGCTTATAGACGTTTCAGGTGCCGGGGCTTCATCCACGGACATACCGGCAACCTTTCCTTGTAAAACATTGGTAACATCTGCCTCCATTTCCATTTCTTCATCTGCGACCATAGCAACTGCAGCCGTTCTCTGTGTTCTTTTTTGAACTCCATAACCAGTGACCACAACTTCTTCCAGAGCGCTGAAATCTGCTTGTAAATAAATTTCAAAATAATTATGCTTTTCAATTTTTTGCCTGTAGGTTTCATAACCAATGTAGGTGAAAATAAGGGAGACACCTTGTTTAGCCTCTAAAGTAAAATTACCGTCAAAATCGGTCTGGGTGCCTTTGGATGTACCAGAAATAACAACGTTAACCCCCGGTAACGGTTGACCAAATTCATCATAAACAGTACCCTTTACAAATCCCTCTTTGATTGAAGCATCCGTACGAGCAGAATTCTGTGTACTGGACCGGAGCCTTCTTAAATAGTTTTGCTGGGCATAATATGGATTGCTAAAACTTAAACCAAACCATTCCAAATGGTCAAAATTAATTGAGGGGACACCCGAAACGATTTGATACGCATTAAAATTCCTAAAGGAGGTGGTGCCAAAACTTTGGTTGGCACTCGTGTAAAGGGATGAATAGTAATACGGCCTACTAATTGGATTAAAGTACCAACCATGTCCTACAAATTGATCTAAAGAGGCATCGTACATACTCGCCAAAACCTCGGCCGTAACTTTGTCTCCTTTTGGCCCCTTTACTTTAAAACTCCATGTCTCATCCGTTCCTGGCTGTAATTTATCCCTAAAAGTTAGCCTCTCTATTTCCAAATCGGTTTTTGGATAAGGAACGGAAATGTTTACACTGCCCGATTGATATGCATTATAAACCGAATAACTATAGTGAACCCCAAAACCGCCTTCATCCATTTTTGAAACAGGTATGCTGATGGATTCACATCCGTCGTTCAGTTCCAAAATTTCGGTACGGATTATCTCCTTGTCCTTTTCTACATTAATTGTAATGAAAACCTTTTCGGCATTGCTATAGAAAGTTACTTCGGCCACATCACCTACTTCGTAAGATGGTTTATCGGTCTTTACATCAAACAGTTGGTTGTCCGCTAATTTTCTTTCGTTGTCAGTGTAAACATCAGTTCTGGACCTTGCTCGCACCTTTTGGCCAAAAGCATCCGTAGTTTCCATTTCCAGAAGATATTTTCCGGAATCCCACTTTTTGATATTCCTTAAAGCTATATCTGTACTTTTTGATGTATCAAAATTGGTCTCCATGACCAACTTTCCCTTTTCCCAAGTATTTGGGTCGTGTTCCGTAGTATAGGCATCGTGGGGATATAAGGCCTTAAAATCTTTTTTGGACCAATATTGATAATCTGGCGAAGGCCAGGGTCTGATGCGCAAAACATACTCCGGCGATTCCAACTTATAGATTTTCAAGACTCCTTTAGCCGAAACGTCTTGCCCATTCAAGTTCTGCGTGCTAATTCTTATAATTTGGTCCTTTGCTGATTTATCTAGCTTATCATCTACGATAATGTTAGCGGTCATGGCATGATATCCCACCCGCACGGTTGTTGATGTACTTCTGGTTTCCCCATTGATATCGGTAACATCAGCGGTAACAGAATAGGAGAATATGGGAAGGTCGTCTTTATCAACGGATAAATCGGGTATCGCTTTAAAGCTTATTTCATAGTCGCCTTTATCATTTGTTAAGGTTTCGCCATGGGCTATTTCTTGGGGCTCATTGTAATAGTAAGATGTTCTCCAGTAATACCACGGTGGAAAGTTGACGTTGCGCTGCACACGATAGGTTACTTTTGCTTGTGAAATTGAGCTGCCTGCAAATGCCGTTGCGGTGCCTTTTACCGTTACACTATCATTAACCTTAAAAGTTTCTTTGATGGCATTGAAAGAAGTTTCGAACTTTGGACGTTTGTATTCTTCTACCGAAAAATAAAAATCCTCGTTTACCAAACCTGATAGGCCATACACTTCCAAGTAATGCTGTCCGGTAATCCCGGAACTGGGTACTAAAAATTCTCCCGTAAATGAACCGAATTCGTTCGTTTCCAAATCCATTTCTGAGATTTTTTGCCCGTTTACATCATACAGGCCAACAGTAACCGATTCCTTTGATGCCACCGTGGATAGACCATTGTCGTTTTCTATAAGAATCCCTTTAAAATATAGGGATTGTCCTGGCCTATAAATACTCCTGTCCTTGAATAAGAAGGTTTTATAGGTGATTTTGGGCATTTTGTTTTCACGTTTTTTTTGATTGATGTAGGTATTACCGAAAAAAGCCACATCATCTTCATTATAAACCTTACATTTTTGAACGGAAATACTCTTCTGGGTTAAGTCCATACTTGCAAATCCCATCTTATCGGTCACCAAGTTTTTGGTCAGCAGCATACCGCGATAGTTTTTTTTATAATACAGTGTGATTTTGGCATTTGGCTTAGGTTTACCAGTATTCCTATCCACAACCTGAAAAATATGCTTTGCTGGCATCCGGGTTTCCATCAATACTAAATTTGTAACCTGTATGGGGCTGTAAGCAAAACTCTCCGTCGAATCCTTTTCTTGTTTCGGGGCAGCGGGTGTTGCTAAAATAATGTACTGGCCATTGGCAAGGGCTGGAGCGGGGATTTCTATACTATGCAGTTGGTAATCATCCTCATTTTTAAGTTTTACCGTCCAACTCGTCTGGAGTTTCAGTCCTAAAATATAGGATAGCCTTTTTTGAATAGGATAGAGGTTTTCCAATTCTTCCAATTGCTTTTGACTTACTTTATAAGCCTTTAGTTCCAAGGCTTCATGGTTTTTGTAGTTTACCAGTAATCTGGACGCCTGGTTGATGGGAATATGTTTTTCAGCGGTTATATTCAAAGTGGGGGCTAGAATTTGTGATTTTAATACTTTACACTTTTCGGCTCCTCTACTATTGGGAAATTCCGCGTAAACCAAATCACAAACGGCTATGGCCTCTTTTAGCTTCCATCTGTGTTCATTTCCTTTTTCTGGCCGATAGTTATTCCCCTGTGTTCTTAATAGGGATGCTGTTTCATAGCGATACAATGCGGACGATTCATGCTGCTTAAGGTTTTCAGCAGACTCTTTCAGTACTTCTAAAAGTATATTGTCCTTGTCAGGCAAAACAGCTTTGGAGTGGGTATAGTTTAAACGCTCTATATCCACTTCTACAAGAGGTCTTAAATCAGGATTGGAGAAATGGAAGGATACTAGCTGCTGATATAAGGTCAAAGCTCTGGCCTGCAGGGAAGTCTCATCAGAATTGGGGAGGTTCAGTTGGGTAAACGCATAGGCTTCACAAAGATATTGGGGTTCGTCAATTTCAAATTTTTCTGCAGGTCTAGTAATGCTTGTTTCGTCTGTCTTATAAAACTGTAAGGCGGTATGCGCTAATAAATCGAACAAAGTAGGTCTATAAATCGCTGAGTCTTCTTGAGAATCAATAATGTCATGAAAATCTTTAAGACTCTCTTTCTGTAACCCTTCTGGATTGTCAAGAGACTTTTCAAAATGGTAATTAATTTCATGAAATAAGGTGGTTAAATCCCAAGTTCTAAAATCAACCGTGTCCACCTTGGCTTCAGTTGCAGTCCTGTTATAAAATTGATAGCGGTTTTGTTGAAAGTACTGCCAATATAAATTGGCCAAGTAGCTTTCCAGAATGTTGGTGACCGGAAATTCAGCCGCAGTTATTTCGTTTTTCAAATCACTAACGATTTTCAATTGCGCATCCTCTTCCAATATGAGGGCATATTTGGAAGTAAACAAAAGTGATTTAACAATTTGGCTGGAATTTTTCTCTTTTTTAGCCTTAACTGAGATATTTTGGACAACCTCCAATGCCGATTTGGTCATTGACTCTCTTTCCAATTTATGAACCCTTGCCCAGAGTTGCTTATAAGAGTCATCGGATTCCTGTGCAGGAAGCAATTGGGAAAAAAGGACTAGGGTCAACGTAGCTATCAATACTTTCATTAGTCTAAATTTACATAACAAATGTGTGCAAAAGCCGTACCACCTAAAAGTATGAATTAGGGAAGTGGTCTATTGAAGTAGGGAAACCAGGGTTATAGACTTTTAAGCAACCCACCGTCAATAGGAATATTGATTCCGGTAATGTACGCGGCCTTGTCAGAGGCTAAAAACGCCACTAGAAATCCATATTCCTCCGGTTTTCCAATACGTTTTAGGGGCACACGGGATTCCATCTCAGCTCTTACCTCATCTTCCGAAATGTTCAGTTGTTCAGCCTTCTTTGCGTTTAACTGCGCAATACGGTCCGTATCAAAATACCCGGTAAGGATATTGTTTACCGTAATTTTATGTGTACCAACATCCGTTGCCAAAGATTTGGCCCACGTAGTTAGTGCTGCCCGTATTGTATTGGAAAGGGCCAAGTAAGAGAGTGGCTCTTTTACTGATACGGAGGCGACGTTGATGATTCTGCCCCATTGGTTATTTTGCATTTGGACAAGGGCAAGCTCCGTTGTAAAAACAATTGTTTTGAAAAGTAGGTCAAACGCTTGTTGATAATCGGACACTTTTT
This sequence is a window from Maribacter aestuarii. Protein-coding genes within it:
- a CDS encoding DUF4136 domain-containing protein is translated as MMKTVKFLLIFLLLVSCNAVKVNYDYEKETDFLAYNTYSYFGDMETGLSELDEKRLIRAMDIALQRKGLLFSEEPDILININSSVFRQQQGNSVGVGLGGGGRNVGGGVSIGIPVGGPKLNREIQIDFVDAKKDMLVWRALSQSPFKEDDLPIVKEQKIQELVTKIFSKYPPKQRN
- a CDS encoding sensor histidine kinase, whose translation is MASFLKKYRWDVSFWTVQVLGWGGLCFIAYAFTPDMDGYKGTNVFFYGLISTFVIGIFSTGLLRSILKRILNFDAFDSRQLIKIFIAIVIASLIYFGLSYGFGYWVGKHSEESVKVPEMYKDFGIGLLLINSFITIIGWTVFYLSVKIAAKLNANRLERAELNSTLKQAQLNTLKGQINPHFMFNSLNNIRGLMLEDVEKSRDMLTKLSEMLRYSLTKNDVNAIALEEELEMVDNYIALSKIQFEGRLKFIKEIQKDTLSIQIPPMIIQLLVENAAKHGISNLKSGGAIKLITKRNGKNLVIEVVNTGKLMIGQSSTQLGLKNIKQRLRLLYGASASFSLKEKNEEVVATINIPLQ
- a CDS encoding LytR/AlgR family response regulator transcription factor — its product is MSIRAVIVEDSRLARNELKELIKKHPQIEVVGEAENVDDGYKLIQELNPDLLFLDINMPEKDGFELLEMLDDVPITIFTTAFDEYAIKSFEYNALDYLLKPINDKRFAQAVEKAETKLEDKNEPASSTQERLTGNSQIFIKDGEKCWLVKIGDISHFEIVGNYTRVFFEVESPMLYKSLNQVEEKLPEKYFFRANRQQIINTNFITNVVPWFNGKLKLTMTNGDEVEVSRRQSYLFKDKMSL
- a CDS encoding alpha-2-macroglobulin family protein, encoding MKVLIATLTLVLFSQLLPAQESDDSYKQLWARVHKLERESMTKSALEVVQNISVKAKKEKNSSQIVKSLLFTSKYALILEEDAQLKIVSDLKNEITAAEFPVTNILESYLANLYWQYFQQNRYQFYNRTATEAKVDTVDFRTWDLTTLFHEINYHFEKSLDNPEGLQKESLKDFHDIIDSQEDSAIYRPTLFDLLAHTALQFYKTDETSITRPAEKFEIDEPQYLCEAYAFTQLNLPNSDETSLQARALTLYQQLVSFHFSNPDLRPLVEVDIERLNYTHSKAVLPDKDNILLEVLKESAENLKQHESSALYRYETASLLRTQGNNYRPEKGNEHRWKLKEAIAVCDLVYAEFPNSRGAEKCKVLKSQILAPTLNITAEKHIPINQASRLLVNYKNHEALELKAYKVSQKQLEELENLYPIQKRLSYILGLKLQTSWTVKLKNEDDYQLHSIEIPAPALANGQYIILATPAAPKQEKDSTESFAYSPIQVTNLVLMETRMPAKHIFQVVDRNTGKPKPNAKITLYYKKNYRGMLLTKNLVTDKMGFASMDLTQKSISVQKCKVYNEDDVAFFGNTYINQKKRENKMPKITYKTFLFKDRSIYRPGQSLYFKGILIENDNGLSTVASKESVTVGLYDVNGQKISEMDLETNEFGSFTGEFLVPSSGITGQHYLEVYGLSGLVNEDFYFSVEEYKRPKFETSFNAIKETFKVNDSVTVKGTATAFAGSSISQAKVTYRVQRNVNFPPWYYWRTSYYYNEPQEIAHGETLTNDKGDYEISFKAIPDLSVDKDDLPIFSYSVTADVTDINGETRSTSTTVRVGYHAMTANIIVDDKLDKSAKDQIIRISTQNLNGQDVSAKGVLKIYKLESPEYVLRIRPWPSPDYQYWSKKDFKALYPHDAYTTEHDPNTWEKGKLVMETNFDTSKSTDIALRNIKKWDSGKYLLEMETTDAFGQKVRARSRTDVYTDNERKLADNQLFDVKTDKPSYEVGDVAEVTFYSNAEKVFITINVEKDKEIIRTEILELNDGCESISIPVSKMDEGGFGVHYSYSVYNAYQSGSVNISVPYPKTDLEIERLTFRDKLQPGTDETWSFKVKGPKGDKVTAEVLASMYDASLDQFVGHGWYFNPISRPYYYSSLYTSANQSFGTTSFRNFNAYQIVSGVPSINFDHLEWFGLSFSNPYYAQQNYLRRLRSSTQNSARTDASIKEGFVKGTVYDEFGQPLPGVNVVISGTSKGTQTDFDGNFTLEAKQGVSLIFTYIGYETYRQKIEKHNYFEIYLQADFSALEEVVVTGYGVQKRTQRTAAVAMVADEEMEMEADVTNVLQGKVAGMSVDEAPAPETSISPNPIDFSTVQIRKNLQETAFFFPKLLTDSEGNVSFTFTTPEALTRWNLQLLAHTKDLKQSTTTLSTITQKELMVLPNPPRFLREGDAITISGKISNLSDNALDGFGQLELTDVISGKNIDSLLHNAEKTQEFSVDAKENTQLSWNINIPKGIQAVQYKIVAKAGDFSDGEQSVLPVLTNRMLVTETMPMWVRSNQSKTFVLEKLKDNTSTTLSNHKLTLEITSNPAWYAVQALPYLMEYPYECIEQTFSRYYANALASHIANSNPRIRSVFDQWANSAAMTGSGTALQSNLEKNQELKSLLIQETPWLRDAQSETEQKKRIALLFDLNKMQNEKDMALQKLKSNQMASGAWPWFKGGRENRYITQHIISGLGHLQKLTSATLGNQNAALQEKAVSGTERSRSPEKQLIKNALEYLDHEFVREYEQMKKYATDLSKDHLSYTQIHYLYMRSFFKDFESSKKVDEVIDYYKDQAKKYWTTKNLFSKGMLALVLQRMEDGATANKIIRSLKENSIVSEELGMYWKENTSSWYWHQAPIETQALLIEAFSEIENDETTIDNLKVWLLKNKQTNQWKTTKATTEAVYALLLKGSDWLSVTDAIDVLVGGEKIAPKKLENVKVEVGTGYFKTAWNTQEIEPEMAKVQLSKKGEGIAWGALYWQYFEDLDKITFADTPLQLKKKLFLKKNTDTGEKISEITAETDLKVGDLVRVRIELKSDRDMEFIHMKDMRAAGFEPVNVLSQYKWQDGLGYYESTKDASTNFFFDYLPKGVYVFEYDVRVNNAGDFSIGITTIQSMYAPEFSSHSEGIRVVVKAP
- a CDS encoding SDR family oxidoreductase, which gives rise to MNISLKNKKALVGGSSSGIGKAIATQLAASGASVTLMSRNEEKLKNAISELSATEGQKHGYLVVDFTDFEAYQKIISNYFKDHTVDILVNNTQGPEAGSTLEKKVSDYQQAFDLLFKTIVFTTELALVQMQNNQWGRIINVASVSVKEPLSYLALSNTIRAALTTWAKSLATDVGTHKITVNNILTGYFDTDRIAQLNAKKAEQLNISEDEVRAEMESRVPLKRIGKPEEYGFLVAFLASDKAAYITGINIPIDGGLLKSL